The following nucleotide sequence is from Kineobactrum salinum.
GCGCGCCTTCGTGTCCATTCGTGGTGTGGGTACCACCTTGATTGATACAGTGCAGCCCGGGGTCGGTATCTTTATCGATGGCATCTACCAACCCAACACCTCCTACCTGAACAGTCCGCTGCTCGATGTCGAACGGATCGAAGTATTGCGTGGTCCCCAGGGCACTCTGTTTGGCAACAATACCCTGGGGGGTGCGATCAACGTCATCACCCAGCAGCCCGGCAATGAATTCAGCGGCCGCGCGAGTGCGGCCTACGCCGGCCCTGACGATTTCCAGTCGGCCTCACTGAGCGTGAGCGGCGCACTGCTGCCGGATGTGCTGCAGGTGCGTGCAGGCGCGGCCTTCCACCGTCACGACGGTTTTATGGAAAACCTGCTGGTGGGGGGCGAGGGCAATCCGCTGGAGCAGAACAGTGCCAATGCGACCATTGTCTTCCGTCCGCTCGATACAGCCACCTTCACTCTCAACACCCGCTATGACGAAGTGGAGGGAGGCTCGACGCCCTACCGCTGGGTCGAGGGCCCGACTGACTACCAGTACAGCGCTCTGTCCAACCTCAATAGCATAGCCACCTACGAGTACAAAAGCGTGGATCTCACGGGCGAATTCGATCTCGCTGCACTCAATAGCACGCTCACAGCTACCGGTGCTTTTTACCGGCGGGACAACCATGGCGACAACGATGGCGACTATGGCCCCATGGATTTTGTGCGCCGCTACAGCGAAAGTCGACTCGACACCAGTACGCTGGAGGTCCGCTTCGATACTGAATTCAACGACCGGCTCTCAACCCTGGTGGGCGTATTCCTGAACGAATCCGAGACCGAGGCCTCCCTGCTGACGACGGTGGTGCCGCTGGGTGTGACCGCGCCCAGCGCCAGCAGCGCCGAAAGCGAGGCCCTGGGCATTTTTGCGAACGTGTTTTACCGTTTCAGTGATTCGCTGGAGCTGGCGGCGGGCCTGCGTTACGACCGGCAGGAACTGGAAGGTTCGGCCGCAACCACGGCCGACACCTACAAGGCCAACGAGTGGCAGCCCCGGGTCTCCCTGACTCGGTTCTGGAGCGAGGAGCTGATGACCTATGCCTCGGTGGCGCGCGGGTTTCGCGCCGGCGGCCAGAATGGTCCCGGCGCACCCAACCTGATCTACCAGGGCGACTCTGTCTGGACCTATGAAATAGGGTCGAAGGCGCAGCTGCTGGATCGCAAACTGACCCTGAACCTGGCGGCATTCTACAATGATTATTCCGACTTCATCGGCCAGAATGCGATCGCACCGAACCAGGATATACCCGAGTCCTTTGTTACCATTGACCTGAACACCGGCGATGTCGAGAGCTATGGCATCGAAGTCGAGGCTCATTACACACCGACTGAGCGCTGGCTGTTCGACGCCAGCCTGACGCTGCTGCACGCACGGGTCACGGACGATTCCGCCTTCCGTGAAACCACCGGCTTCGCACTGCCCACCGACAGGATCCTGTTTACCCCGGACTGGAACTACTATTTGGCCGGCCACTACGTATTGCCGGTGGGAGACAACAGCCTCACCTTCAACCTGGGCCTGACCGCCAAGGGCGAGCGCGAGGGATCTTCCCTGAGTGAGACATTCTCACCCACACTGAAGGCCTACTACTTGCTGGACGGCTTCGTTGCCTATCAGCATGGCCGCTTCGAAGTGGCGCTGTTCGGCAAGAACCTGTTGAACGAAGAGTATTTTGAGTCCTATATCGATCAGTCCCTGTTGCAGCGCGCCGGTTTGCCGCCCGCGTTGGTGTCCAGTCTGGGTATTCCCGGTCCGGAACGGCGCGTGGGCCTGCGGGTCAGCATGGAGTTCTAAATGCAAAGCTTCCTTGAACAACTTCGTACCCTGGTCGGCGCCGACGCCGTGGTGGAGGGCGAGGCACTTGCAGCGCGGGCCTCCAGCTACTGGGACCCCGCACCGCTACGGGCGCTAGCGCTGGTCCGGCCACGCACTAGTGCCGAAGTCAGTGCGGTCCTGAAGCTGTGTCATCAGCACGGCCAAAGCGTGGTCACCCATGGTGGCCTGACTGGCTGCGTGGATGGTGCGGTAGTGAATGAGCGCGATCTGGTTCTGTCGCTGGAGCGCATGACGGCTATTGAGGATATCGATACTGTGGGGCGCACGGCCACGGTTCAGGCCGGTGCGGTTCTGCAAACAGTACAGGATGCTGTGGCCGAATTCGGCCTGCTCTTCCCACTCGACCTCGGCGCGCGGGGCTCCTGCACGATAGGCGGCAACGTGGCAACCAACGCCGGCGGGATCAGTGTCATCCGCTATGGCATGATGCGCGAGCTGGTGCTGGGACTGGAGGCCGTACTGGCGGATGGGACGGTTATCTCGTCCCTCAACACCATGCTGAAAAACAACGCGGGCTATGATCTCAAACAGTTGTTTATCGGTACCGAGGGCACGCTGGGTGTGGTTACCAGGGTCGTTCTCAAATTGAAGGAGGCACCGGTCAGTGTGAATACAGCATTGGTCGCTCTCACCAGCTTCGAAGCGGTCTGTGACCTGTTAAAAAGCCTGGAACGGACCCTGGGGGGGAATCTCAGCGCATTCGAAGTGATGTGGGGCGCGTATTTCCATGCGGTCACCGAACCCGGTTGGCACCGCCCCCCGATGTCCAGGGACCACGCCTACTATGTCGTGCTGGAGGCGCGGGGCGCCGATGCGAGGGCCGATAACCTGCAATTCATGACCGCGCTGGAGCAGGTACTGGAAGATGGCATGGTGGAGGACGCCATTATTCCCAAATCAGTGGCGGAACGCGACGCGCTGTGGTCGATTCGGGAGGATTTTGAGGCAATTACTGCGCACGACCCGACCTTTCTTTAT
It contains:
- a CDS encoding FAD-binding oxidoreductase, encoding MQSFLEQLRTLVGADAVVEGEALAARASSYWDPAPLRALALVRPRTSAEVSAVLKLCHQHGQSVVTHGGLTGCVDGAVVNERDLVLSLERMTAIEDIDTVGRTATVQAGAVLQTVQDAVAEFGLLFPLDLGARGSCTIGGNVATNAGGISVIRYGMMRELVLGLEAVLADGTVISSLNTMLKNNAGYDLKQLFIGTEGTLGVVTRVVLKLKEAPVSVNTALVALTSFEAVCDLLKSLERTLGGNLSAFEVMWGAYFHAVTEPGWHRPPMSRDHAYYVVLEARGADARADNLQFMTALEQVLEDGMVEDAIIPKSVAERDALWSIREDFEAITAHDPTFLYDVSLPIRHMASYVDEVKSRLQQQWPAGRCYVLGHIGDGNLHLFVSPGEGDRNLHPLADEAVYQPLMPLGGSVSAEHGIGLEKKSWLELSRSTGELALMRLLKRTLDPQTLLNPGKVFDV
- a CDS encoding TonB-dependent receptor, with the protein product MQNFKYNPRWTALALAAATLTPAALAQDGSANAPDRVPAAGALEEIVVTSRRREESLADVPVAVTAFSASQLNALQIYAVKDIAAYSPGLNINSDSVGRAFVSIRGVGTTLIDTVQPGVGIFIDGIYQPNTSYLNSPLLDVERIEVLRGPQGTLFGNNTLGGAINVITQQPGNEFSGRASAAYAGPDDFQSASLSVSGALLPDVLQVRAGAAFHRHDGFMENLLVGGEGNPLEQNSANATIVFRPLDTATFTLNTRYDEVEGGSTPYRWVEGPTDYQYSALSNLNSIATYEYKSVDLTGEFDLAALNSTLTATGAFYRRDNHGDNDGDYGPMDFVRRYSESRLDTSTLEVRFDTEFNDRLSTLVGVFLNESETEASLLTTVVPLGVTAPSASSAESEALGIFANVFYRFSDSLELAAGLRYDRQELEGSAATTADTYKANEWQPRVSLTRFWSEELMTYASVARGFRAGGQNGPGAPNLIYQGDSVWTYEIGSKAQLLDRKLTLNLAAFYNDYSDFIGQNAIAPNQDIPESFVTIDLNTGDVESYGIEVEAHYTPTERWLFDASLTLLHARVTDDSAFRETTGFALPTDRILFTPDWNYYLAGHYVLPVGDNSLTFNLGLTAKGEREGSSLSETFSPTLKAYYLLDGFVAYQHGRFEVALFGKNLLNEEYFESYIDQSLLQRAGLPPALVSSLGIPGPERRVGLRVSMEF